From Bactrocera oleae isolate idBacOlea1 chromosome 4, idBacOlea1, whole genome shotgun sequence:
AGGAAGGCGAGATGGAATATTCTAGGAACTTTCTTCGCAACCATTCAGCTTATGCCAGACagaggttgaaacatctcggcggACACACCGTCGACGCATCTGGCGAAGTGGCTGCTTCTTCGTTCTATAAATAGTTTTGGGAATCAATAAGGattagctgtccaagtgggatccttgttgttgttgttgtagcggcagaattttgtcgagttgacagtcgtTGGCCGGAACAAATCCGGGTccattccggttacgtagacccgactgttatgggAACGGTGGgatccttgttgttgttgttgtaatcctTCGTTACCTTTGGTGCGAGGCACTTGTCAACTTTGGACAAATATAGTTAaacatttgaaaagaaaagtaatgtgggaaaatatttgtatttaaatttcacttttataaaatttatttatataacttttcatGGAAAAATATACATTTCGTTCTTGAACTTAACTTATCTAACTTACgcacagtatacaaataaaataaatatttatttagacgCAATTTAGAAATCACGAACATTGTAATTTATGTGATATAacgaattcaaaatataaataattaaaagataTAATCGCTTCAAAAGTTAGCTAAAGCTTTGCTTTAATTAGAAATTGTTTGTTGCATTAAGCCATTCCAGTATTTTAACGGCTTTCTATGTATAAAAGTTTTGAGCGCATTAGTTGTGAGCATTTGCAGTGGATAATGAGGTTTGAAGTCTGCGAGTGCATGAAAACAGCGTTTTTGACCAAATCGTTGAAAGCGCAATATGGCTAATATAGCCGCTTCTTGCACGACTGGACGCTGTACAGCGCACAGGAAGCGTTCGAATATCGAAAAGTAAGTGGAGATATCTGTTGTGAGAGGCAGCGGCTTCACCACGACCGATATACAGTCGAGTAAAGCAGCAATACGTTCATCATATTCGTTCGTATGCTGCACACGCTTATAGTATTCTTCGGCTAGTGGCAATAATTGTTGCTGTAGTAAAATGTTTACAAGTTTAGAATTTCGTTTGCAACAGATGGCAAAGGCATACATGAGATTTGTTAGCTTGCCGGTTTTAAGTTTTGTCACTAGATTCGTTAAAACTTCGAGTGCTTTTGGTTTGAAGGGTTCAAAGTGATATTCGAATCTTAACATTGATAGAAGTTCTTTATGACGTAAATCCTTAGTATCCATATCGTATGTTGTAGCCATTAACAAATGTTGAATAACGGTGATAAGTGCATCTGATTTATCATAATTAGATTCTTCGCGATGTGGCAGCGTTGTAGGATACCAGCAAAGTACTTCGTAGATCATTGGTGATGCCAACTTGTTGTGATAATATAAACATTTGGCAATGAAGAGGCGCGCCGGATTGTGTGCAGCATTATGGAGTGGTATGACAACCAAGTACAATTGTGTAAGATTCAAAAGAATGTTTATTGATAACCTTTCATTCCGCTGGTAATTAAACAgtctattttcaattttttgcagCAACGCAGCGATGATCTCTGGGCATTTTTGCTGTAAGTGCCGCAACACGATCGATATAAGTCGCAAGTGTGTACCGATGTATTTGGGTGGAACGCGTGCTAACTCACAATTCAACTCGATTTCGGGGCGTGGTGATTTGCAAATTTGATCAATTATCAGACTGGCTAATATTTCACAATCCGCCATTTGTTCCAGTAGAGATGCGGCAAGTGTAGCAGCTGTCACATCCACTTGGTCGCGGGTTGTGTCCAGAAAGTTTGCAATTTGAATTGCGATTTTAGATTCTACTGcattttctttcctttttccCGTTATGATTGCAAAAAGTTCAAAAGAATATTTGCTGATAAAGTTTTGCAGCACACTCCTCTTTTGGCTGGAAGGATAATGGCTTCTGTTCATTTCCAATGGAATTATTGGAGTTAGTTGCATGTCAGCTAATGAGTTTTCACTGACTGTCTCTGGTGGAGGTGAGTTTGGTGATTCTAAATCTAAATGATTAATCGTTGAATTAAGCTCAGGATTTTGCAAACTAATTTCTAAACTCAGTTCTGGGCTGGATGGCAAGGTATACTCAATTGTGCTAACCCGTTTAACGATTTGCTGTGTTAAGGCAAAAGGTTTGTTAACTATTGCATTTGAAGTATCGGCAGCAggatttatattttcaaatgtgTCGTTCGTACTAACTTGCACTTCACTAATAATTTGGGCTTCACAATTTCCGCCTTTATTTGACCTTTGCTTCATTTCGTTATATATTGTAAACTGATCGTTAGTATGTTCGTTAGTTGATGATTGGAACGTTTTGTCTTTGGCTTGATATAAACTGGTTAAGTTGGACAAATTTGATTCGTTATCCTTACAGGAATAATTATTAATTCTTTGGGTTGACAAGTTTTCCTGATCATTTGAGTCCTTTGTTGGCGATGACAAACCCTCATCGCTGCTTAACGGATTATCACGCTTTTGTTTATCTCGCAAACGTGCTGAGCGCTTACAGAATGTAATGGCGGTCATTGAACTTTTTCGTTTACGACCACGCTTACACGGCACTTTCTGCCCATTTGCCGATTCACTTAATATGCTTGTGACTAGTTGTGTTGTTGGAGCATTCGCCAATAAGTTGTCCACAACTGATCCTTCTGGTAGTACAGAGATATCGCAACCACTGCTACTTGTAGGAGAAGCACTTTTTGAGCATGTTTGAGTTATTCTATCATCGGATGCCGCATCGTAGTCTATACTTGAATCGGAGTGGGTTCTATTTTTAGTGATATTTTGTGGACTTCCTTCCACTATAACAAGTATGGGTTCGTCCACTTCTTCATTTTCGCTATGTGAATTGTATAAAGGATGAAtagatgctgttgttgttgatgttaatGAAATAGCCTCATTTTGTTGGGAGTCGGCTGCTTTCATTGAAAATTGATGGTTATAAGTGTCTGCAATATCATGATTCTCGGTTCTTTTGGTTAACTCATTGGTATTAGGCGAGAGAATATTTAGAAGCTCAAATTTATGTACTTCTTCATGATGTATGGAAATATCTGCAGCAATGTTTATTTGTTGGAATGGATCTGTAAACTTCATACTACTGAATTCAGCATCCTTTTCCTTCAATTCTTCTTGGTTATGGGTACTTTCTGAAATGTCCGGTATTATCTCAATGTTTTGGGTTTCCTCTAACCTATTATCTATTAAACGCTCTTTGCAGTGTATGCTTTCATCAGGTTTTTTCAAAACAGCAGAAATTTCAGTATTAACATcgtttgtaataaatatattattatcgaATTGTGTGGTGCTActtgtatgttgttgtttttgttgtagcgaGTTATTTGTATTTACAATGTCAATGTCGCTATCATCTGAATCActtccaaatattttatatgcaaaatgcaatttttgtttggtttgttCTTCACATACTTTCGGTTGATTTTCAATTAAACATCTGGCttcaattatttcgaaattatcACATTTGCTTTTTTCACTGTCGGACAGTTCAGGTACTTTTATGTGTTCAGACAAGACAATATTGGCACTGCTTTTATCTTGTAACAAACTTAATGGGTTTTCATTAACACATAACGAGTTTCCAGCACTAATATCTAAATCGTTAATAGTATTATTCAGTTTTTCATCTCCAGTATGCTTTATATTTACAGATTCAATACTATAATCATCTTCTAAGTGTGCCGAGTAGATACTATCCATTATAGCACCATTTTGATCGTTTTCTATATGGTGATCTTGATTGAAACTGTACAGATTGGCGCAAAATTCGACAGCAGTCACAAAGTGTTTTTCATTTCGGTCTACTGTAACTGTTCCATCATCAGATTTAGAATCGGTTTCGTTATTTATAATAGATGTCGCGACTAGTTTtgccttttttgttttattccgATGCTTTCGTTTTCTGTTCTCCTTCCGTTTCCTGGTATATATTGGTTCTTCTGTGCCAATTTTCTGACCCCGCACTTGTTTGACGGATCGTTTGGGTATTTCAAGTGGTTCCTTAAATATTAACTTTTCCAAATCATCACATCCAGTTTGTGTAGTCCCATCTgtactaatattattattgctaaGATAACTCATTACATTTATGTTGCCACCAAAGCCGATTTCTCTCGGTGTACCTGAAATATACagatttaagaatattttttgcataaaaaaagttttattaccTTCAATTTGTGTTGAAACATCGCTGGATTGTGTTACGTTCATATTAATTACTCTACTGAAATCGAAGGTGTTTTCCCTTCTGTTTATTTGTTGCTCACATTGTGTTGGTAACGGTGATGCCGTTTGTTGCTGTGAAATTTGCCTAGATTCGTATAATGTATGTATCCAATTATGAAACTGTTGCAAGTTATGTGAATCACCAGACCTATTAAACTGTTGCGCTCGCAAGTGGTTACTGGTAGGCGGGTATAAAAGTCCCATAAACATTTGACCAGCCATTTGCCAAACTGTAGAAAATACTTCTGGATGCATTTCGGGAAGGTTCGTTAATGAGCTTATCATTGGATCCAAGTTACTAATATTGCTTATATTACTGTTTGTCGGTAAACCTGCTGTTTCGGCGTTTTCGTTAAGCTGTGTTGTCGATAGAGATGCTGATGGTGGTGGCGTAGATGTTGGAGTGGCATTGacttcatattttaaattatcatATATAAACGGCGAAGGTGAACTGGATTGTGAGCGTTTAATTGGTTTCATAATTGGAATATAATCTATTTGGCGATGCACATTACATAAATAAGTGCAAGTGCCTGTAGACTTAGATGTATCAGGCAATGGAGGAGGATCTGATAACTTAAATTCATTAAATCGTGTTTCCGAAATTGGATCGGATATTGGACTAAGCGGTGAAACGTTCCATACTTCAAAGAATTTATCAACCAATGTTGCTTCTAATGGAATTAACTTTGGTTCTGGAAAAATTGTACCgacattatgttttttgataAAGCATGAAGTTGATGTACCCCGTGTTGTTGTAGTAGATATATGTTGTGTTCCCTGAGAATGAAATTCAATTAAACGTGTTTGTACCGCTTGATTCTGCGTACTATTGGTTAGGATTTTCTCTGTTTGCTTTGTTTGTGTTTGGATATCTCTCACTAATGGCGCTACcgtttgtgtgtgcatgtggTTGCTTTGCATTACTGAAGTCTGTGTGGATGCTGCATGGACTTGCCTTGAAACAAATGTATCTGAAGCGTTCAGCAGATTACACTGAATATCTTTATCTTTTCTAAGTTTAcgtttatttttagcttttacttttataataGGTACTTTCATACCTCTTTGTTCACAGTAATTACTTAAAGCATCTAAAAGTGGCTTGTCATACGATTTCATTGTTTCATCTTCATTCAGTTTTTGCATTAATTTCAGATATTTGATTGCTAATTCCGTATAGCTTAAGGGACCTATTGTGTTATCTAATTGAGCTTCTAATTGTTCCAACTGCATTTTTTTCTCGGCCACTTCATTATCCAACCGTGCGCAATGTTCGTGCAGATCATTTGATTTGAGCTCCACATTTTGGAATTGCATTTGCAAATccaaacatttctttttttcattttcatatagTTTGTGAATTTGATTGGCCGATTTCTGAAAATCTCTAAGCTTCTGCTGGATATCTGAATTTTCCCTTTTCaacaattcaattttattaaccaGTTCATCACTTTGTGCAACTCTTTGCGCCAGATCCTTTGCTTTATACGAATTGGCGCGAAAAGAATGCGTATAGGTTGTAGCCGTGACAGCTTTctgaatttctttttttcttggtGGTGAAAGCTCCAAAAATTCCAAGTTTAAATCATCGTAATTGAATGTATGCTCCTCGTCGGTCATGGCTATGAGTATGCTGTGGGCACCGCAATGGAGAATGCAAGATATTGAAAGAGCACAATTGTAACTACATTACACGAACTATGAGTGTTGTCATTCACGACTAATATGCTGAAATATTCACATAATTAATAATGATTCCTTATCTAAAAGCAAAATAACGTTAAATTACCAATTAGCACGCGTATTGAAAAACAACGAAGAAAAACGTTTGACCACAATGTTTATAAATGTCAAAACTTGCCGGTTAGAAGAAGCATTAACAAATACTATTGCGAACGGGGATGACAAGGAAGAGTTGCCAACATAAAGATAGTAAACGCAGCGGCGAAAAATTAAATGTACGTAAAACAGCATgtaattttgataaatatatatcatgtacaattattttaaatctgATTTACAGATATACAATTTATCACTGTTTTACTAAAATTTGTTATcctaaaactatatatttttacgtCTATCTTTTAGTTCACAGAGCTAATTGTGAATTCCAGGATGTTATGTCATAGTAAACGGAATGTTTCCGGTTGTCTGTTCAGTATTTTTAATCGTTCTTTGAGGAAAAAGTGTTTTTATCTAAAAAAGCGACTGCTAAACATTTAATGCATGTCATAGTGTTATGTCATAGTGAACGGAATGTTTCCGGTTGTCTGTTCAGTATTTTTAATCGTTCTTTGAGGAAAAAGTGTTTTTATCTAAAAAAGCGACTGCTAAACATTTAATGCAtgtgtgtaatatataaaatgataGCTTTCAATATGAAAGTGGTGTTCAATAAATTGTGAGCATATAGTGTGAAAAAACAAATGGTTTTGTATGAAACAAACAAAGCGTTATGGCAGTACCTTATTGCAGCAAAATGGCGTTTGAGCGTAAGATGTAAcatcatattttcattttttttgagTGCAAAGACTTGTATACTAGAAATTATGTTTgtgaacaacaaaaattaaattataatttaatttttttcaacagtTCCGGCTGGTTAGTTACTGAATTTAGAGAATATGACTGGTTGTCTTTGCCAACTTTGGCAACGAGCTATTTGCGAAACTTCCAGAGAGCCTCTGTGCTTTCCTTATCggagcatatttatttattattgtataattttattgcatgtATAGTCATGGatttgattttaaaatcaaaCTAATTGTTAGTAAAAGATGAATCTATAACATGGAATATTTAGTTGCTACTTATCTTATCAAAcccaaatacaaatatgtaattgctataatttttgaatttgttaTAGCTTTTTAGAAGCTTTCTATTCATCTTTTGTACCTATTTTCGAAAggtattatagattcggtgcaaccgaagttaacgttttttcttgtattttttactTCTATTAATGTTAATTCTTAAAGAAATCTATATTGAATGCTGCCCAAGCGGCTGGTTTGTGTCTTCTTATATACCACTATAGAGCAAATTCACAGCGCACGCTATCACCATCATATCATATGTCTACTTAAGTTCACCATGTACACTTTCACCAGCATATCATATGATCATTCATCACATCACAAAATTATCATTACATCACCTCTGCATGATACTAGCCCTGCATAGGCGCCTGGTTTATGGTTCTTATACAGAGAAATTCATTGACATCGTACACTAATATCATATCATATGATCATACATCTAATCACAACATAATGATAACATCATCATTTTGACGGCACCAAGCCGCTGGTTTGTGTCTTCTTATATAGAGGAAGTTTACAGCACACACTATCACCATCATATCAAATGATCATACATCACATCACAACAGAATCAGAATCAAAATTTCACCTCTTGGCGGTACTAAACCTGCCCAGGCTGGTTGGTGTCTTCTTATATAGAACTAGTTCACCGCGCCTACTATGACTACCATATCCTATGGTCATAAATCACATCACTTccttcttatatacatatttatctacCTATGTATTAGAGATCAGATCATATGATACAAAACTCACCTCTGAAGTCTGTCTGTATTATACAGCCAATTATTACCGTTAATGATCACTCTGGCAAACAAAGCGCTCTTAATACTCACATATCATTCATAAGGTTCCAGCTCAATGCAGATGTTGAATGCAGATTAAACTCAATTCTTCTGATTCTCGGAATGATAATTCGCGTGGAATGACATTGTGGTACATATTAATTACTGTGAATTGTGAACACACCACGTAGATCAACAACCTCACAAGTAGTTGGTGCAATAGTTGACACTTTGACATGAACCGTGGTTGGTCACgccatatgtatgaatgtatgtgtgatggGACTGACCCTTAATAGTCAACTCTATTCAAGTCTAATTTGTCatgaaaaagtgaaatatttttgctgcACTAGGGCATTGAATTCCAAAGTGATGATGATGGGTCTCCACAAGAATTTGCAATGCTCACAATGGCAACGCAATCAATCTGTGTGCAGCAATTGCAGTACAATTGAAATGAGCAAGAGCACAGTGACACAGGCAGGCGAAGTCGCAGTCGCAGTCACAGTTGCAGTGGTAAACACACTCGGTGTTACAGCGATAAATGCAGTAGCATGCCATCgctcacatatatttatgtgtgtgtgcgtatagcGGAGCCACAACTATGTGGAGTGCAACAACAATCTATCAATATAACCGCAAATGTCATCAACAGCCTGCCCcgaacaatatatgtatgaatgtgtatgcAGTTAAGTGTGGAAGAAAAGTGCCGCAACAATCTGGTGAATCGAAGTGCAGTGAGCTGTGTAGAGAGGTTAGGcggtttacaaacatacatacatatatacatataaaggtaCTAGATTCATGCTCACACTAGCTGTGTGCGACTGACACTTGCTCTTATCAGTAATGCAATTTATGTTTCTGCTGCTGATGTAAAGTAGAAAAAAGGTGCATTCGTTGCGCATTTGATTGTGCTGCCGCATATTGGTGTAATGTCAGCACAATCACGTATCTGCCACAATCATAGAGACACACTCTAATTGCATTACGATTGGCCATGACAATAGCACCAAGTGCTGCTAGACAGTGGTGACTGAGCGGAATGAAGAGAAAAgcggaaataaaatgaaaagtcAAGTACAAAgtgcaagcaaataaaaatgtgtgaacTCTCTGGCTGTGATCTATAGATAGTGACTTTGCGAACAGTTTGCAGACTCCTATTGTAAAAGTGATCATGATTACAGCAACATTGTCCAGTAGATTTTTGCAGGAGTAGATCTGCATTCCACATACTTCGAGGATATAATTTCCCtcaaaacaagaagaaacgttaacttcggctgcacagaAGTTATTATAGCtgtagctatatgctttagtggtccgatctgaacaatatattcgaagaTTATAGCATTGAACTGGGCAATAATCTACGCTAAGTATCATGAcaatatcttgccaaataaaaagctTTATATACAAGGATTTGATCTTGACCAATCTTCATCAGGGCCTCgttatatacagatagacagacatggctaaatcgaccaagctactttataaggtctccgacatttcagagtataaatatatatagaggtTTTACCGAACATCTCTCcaatttatttatcaatttgtttgcataaagttgttgtctgtgcaagcgataatttgagtaaaaattgaaataacttaatgaaacttggtacacatgttcctagGCAAAAAAGTGAGAACAAGTTAGTAGATCGGACCAATAAATTGACATAACTAAgacgcaaattaagatacaaaaccgtaatttggtacaacgaatcgcaataatgATGGACAcatgtggtttgaaaattttctaaagggGCCGTGGTCTCtctccctaataggtttaatgtatatatctctcaAACTATTCAACCTATATGACTCAAATTTGTACAGGACATATCATTTCGATACTTCTTGCGGCAGtatgaaaatagatgaaatcggataataaccacggccactccccacataacgggtttgttaaaaactactaaaactgcaataaatcaataacgaaatgcgtctgagatattaaattttacatctgaGATGACACAAAAGGGCTTTTTAGGAGCAGGCGTCAAAATTGTACAatgggcgtggctccgcccaCATTTTGGGGAAAGCACATATCTGTGAAAATACTCAACCaagttcaaccaaatttggttcatAAGATGattttgacattcccatgttacagtgcgaaaatgggcgaaatcagacagtaaccacgcctactaactatataatacaactttaaattccatttgatttttttacttgcCAATATACAAATcgggataaaaatttgcacgaaatttttttttaaggtctctggtctaaaaattgtcaaaatcggaccataactattcaagcccccagataccaaaAATGTGGACccagagcctatggctgactttttgccgaaaataacggttaatctgtgagatatataattgaagttcgggaaaaatgtttttttgataataatatatccttgtgtcaaaaatggaatGTTGAATCGTATCAGTACTTCCCTTAGcactcatatacctaatataaagatgttCGAACTTACAGTTCACGATtttaaaacgtccaaatgactttaccccatatatacatatgtttatattatattcatatatttatgaaattgttaGAAAACAAGTTCTCAAGGAAACctaagcaatgtcaaaaattaatgcaatcagtatTTCTAAgattttatgtataattttcgccgacgagaagtaaaatattgtaataaaaccaaGTGAGTCTATgagcatacaaataaattaatatgataccaaatttgattgtaatccattcaccatttcgtcgaacaatgaagttgatccttttcgctacatttcttaaaGAGTTTTGTCAACATCCCCCCGGCTCTGAACCTTgctagttgcaagagtatgaaatgttcggttacaaccgaatttaccctttccttacttgttttattcatCATTCGTTTATATGTCATTCAGTTTTACACCGAAAAGTCCAAAAAAGTTTATGTTCAGATCGATTCATTCTTAATTCATGCATTCATTGAATTCAGTCAAAATTTTGGAGCAGTTACTGTTCAGGGTCACTGTACTCCCTACCTTTCACATTATCAACGGTACAACCTTCAGTTGTGGCTGCATACGGCGGTTGCGCTAATGTTCACCTGACGTTTGCTCTGACGTTGTGCTGCGTTATTGCGACACTGTCATTGCCATCGTCAACATTGGTGGGAGTCAATACACGAGTCTACATATAAGCAAATATGCTAACTAGCGAATATAACACCGAGCGCAGTGACAACtgaaataccaacaacaatcaCAGAATATGTATTGCAAGTAAATTAACAGCGCACATAAATGACAGCTCCGTTTACCGCAACTATTTGGCCTATGGAGGCTGAGCCCTCAATCTGTCTTATGGAGCTTATGCGAATAgccatatttatatgtaaaaatatacaacaacaaatataaagcGCAAATAAGACCAATTctcaaacatatacataaatacaatatatactatatactcaTAGATATATGCCCACGATTAAACGcccaattacaataataaatataagtaatacCGCACATTTTGCGGTCGCATGCTTTTCGTGAATTAGGTCGCAGCCGGTGAAAGTATTACGACTGGAATAGTGAATTTCCTGGAGACTTGTCGCGTCCGGTGTTGAGGTAGGCAAAAGCGAAATGTTGCACGTCGTCGTCTCATTTCCGTCGTGTCGCACAAATGCCCTAAGCGCTCGTGTCTGCGCGCTTGTTAGACCTTCCGTTCGACTGCGTTGCTGTGACCATTCCAATAGCGGAAGTGCTGTTATGTTTAGTTGTTGGCACTGGCGCGCGCCCAGGCGCTGTGTGCTTGACTGCCACAATAATTGCAATTTTCGCTGTGactcttttcttatttttgtatgATTAATGACTGACATAAGTGTACGTTTACCGTTGTTGCCTACTTTGTTGCAGCACCGGTCGAAATATTGAACCCAATGCAGTTATAAGTGAACATGTTTGTGGGTTAACGCTTTATTTATAGGCTGAGTTTTTGTTGAAAACCTTATTTGCATTGAATTTATGAAAACGTCGCGGTTTATTGCCATAAATCAattcatgtaaatatgtatgtttattagtTGCATTTATGTGAACacgcaaattaataaaaactgagTTATGTTTCATAGTCACAAATCAAAGCCTCAACCTCATTAGAGTTTTATGGCAGAAAGAAACCTCTGAGCGATTTGGTATCTTATATCGAGGGGTGAGCTCCTCTCAAACATGTCTTTTATGTCAGCCAGACAAAGAATATTTATGCCAGTATTGATAAAACGTTTCTCTTATCTCTACTAGGAGCGTTTGCATCActgaacaattttaaattaacctGTTTTGTCGTTGGCCAAATGCTTAGATATCTTGCTAGACTGGTTAATTGACCGAGAAAGAAATACCTGATTATCAAACCAACCCATCTAACATCCTTCTCCATATGGTTTACTCCCAATGAAACAGATTGGATAAGCAGGGTCTAAATTatctgctacaacaacaacatgttggACCATTGAATATATGTACTTTTCCTATTAATCGCTCAGATTACTCTCAAGTAAAGAACTACTAAGAGTTACTCCGACACCGTTcccataacagtcgggtctacgtaaccggaacggacccggatttttttcggccaaggactgtcaactcgacaaaattctgccgctacaacaacaacaacaccgacATTCCAATGATCAAATGTCCACGTTTTCATAAGTGAAACACTCAAGCAAATACGTGCTCAAGATTTTCTGTAAACATTTAATGTTGGAAATATATAGTTTCTAACTTCATCCtatatttatttgccatttGTCTGACTTTCTAGCAGATAATTGAGTGGCAATTAAATCAATCACGGAGGGTATAGGGTGGAAGAAAATGACATTTCGGTGGTTGTATACATTTCTACCGATCTCTACGACAGTTTGTTCATTTGCTTTcgtgtatgtacttatgtattttttagCTTAAATTTACTGTTACTTAAAGGACTTTTGAATACATTCTCTGTAAACCAATATTTATTCCTGCACTCTCGCCAAAGCAAGCCTGGTTGTTTTctgatttaataattaaatattttagaattttctttaaaaaaaagccGATTTCCTtgtctgatcaaatttgatcactgtatgtcaattagtgtgtgttggCAGTTGTTAACGATGCGAAAGATTTTTACCATGGCCAAAAATGAACAATGACACttgttgaaattttgtgtttctaatgGTATCGGGCTACGGAATCTTTGAACATGTTTTGGCAAGTCTTCCTTTTCACGAACAAAAGTATTTGACTACCACTCAAagtattcagtgaaggtcgtgaagtcatcgaaaacttgccccATGCGAGTCGTCCAACCACCTTAATTAATGAcgtaacatcgaaaaagttaaaaaaacaatGCTTGA
This genomic window contains:
- the Ice1 gene encoding little elongation complex subunit 1 — its product is MTDEEHTFNYDDLNLEFLELSPPRKKEIQKAVTATTYTHSFRANSYKAKDLAQRVAQSDELVNKIELLKRENSDIQQKLRDFQKSANQIHKLYENEKKKCLDLQMQFQNVELKSNDLHEHCARLDNEVAEKKMQLEQLEAQLDNTIGPLSYTELAIKYLKLMQKLNEDETMKSYDKPLLDALSNYCEQRGMKVPIIKVKAKNKRKLRKDKDIQCNLLNASDTFVSRQVHAASTQTSVMQSNHMHTQTVAPLVRDIQTQTKQTEKILTNSTQNQAVQTRLIEFHSQGTQHISTTTTRGTSTSCFIKKHNVGTIFPEPKLIPLEATLVDKFFEVWNVSPLSPISDPISETRFNEFKLSDPPPLPDTSKSTGTCTYLCNVHRQIDYIPIMKPIKRSQSSSPSPFIYDNLKYEVNATPTSTPPPSASLSTTQLNENAETAGLPTNSNISNISNLDPMISSLTNLPEMHPEVFSTVWQMAGQMFMGLLYPPTSNHLRAQQFNRSGDSHNLQQFHNWIHTLYESRQISQQQTASPLPTQCEQQINRRENTFDFSRVINMNVTQSSDVSTQIEGTPREIGFGGNINVMSYLSNNNISTDGTTQTGCDDLEKLIFKEPLEIPKRSVKQVRGQKIGTEEPIYTRKRKENRKRKHRNKTKKAKLVATSIINNETDSKSDDGTVTVDRNEKHFVTAVEFCANLYSFNQDHHIENDQNGAIMDSIYSAHLEDDYSIESVNIKHTGDEKLNNTINDLDISAGNSLCVNENPLSLLQDKSSANIVLSEHIKVPELSDSEKSKCDNFEIIEARCLIENQPKVCEEQTKQKLHFAYKIFGSDSDDSDIDIVNTNNSLQQKQQHTSSTTQFDNNIFITNDVNTEISAVLKKPDESIHCKERLIDNRLEETQNIEIIPDISESTHNQEELKEKDAEFSSMKFTDPFQQINIAADISIHHEEVHKFELLNILSPNTNELTKRTENHDIADTYNHQFSMKAADSQQNEAISLTSTTTASIHPLYNSHSENEEVDEPILVIVEGSPQNITKNRTHSDSSIDYDAASDDRITQTCSKSASPTSSSGCDISVLPEGSVVDNLLANAPTTQLVTSILSESANGQKVPCKRGRKRKSSMTAITFCKRSARLRDKQKRDNPLSSDEGLSSPTKDSNDQENLSTQRINNYSCKDNESNLSNLTSLYQAKDKTFQSSTNEHTNDQFTIYNEMKQRSNKGGNCEAQIISEVQVSTNDTFENINPAADTSNAIVNKPFALTQQIVKRVSTIEYTLPSSPELSLEISLQNPELNSTINHLDLESPNSPPPETVSENSLADMQLTPIIPLEMNRSHYPSSQKRSVLQNFISKYSFELFAIITGKRKENAVESKIAIQIANFLDTTRDQVDVTAATLAASLLEQMADCEILASLIIDQICKSPRPEIELNCELARVPPKYIGTHLRLISIVLRHLQQKCPEIIAALLQKIENRLFNYQRNERLSINILLNLTQLYLVVIPLHNAAHNPARLFIAKCLYYHNKLASPMIYEVLCWYPTTLPHREESNYDKSDALITVIQHLLMATTYDMDTKDLRHKELLSMLRFEYHFEPFKPKALEVLTNLVTKLKTGKLTNLMYAFAICCKRNSKLVNILLQQQLLPLAEEYYKRVQHTNEYDERIAALLDCISVVVKPLPLTTDISTYFSIFERFLCAVQRPVVQEAAILAILRFQRFGQKRCFHALADFKPHYPLQMLTTNALKTFIHRKPLKYWNGLMQQTISN